A window of Flammeovirga kamogawensis genomic DNA:
TTAAAACAGTAAAGCCTGTTTTGAGAATCGTTAAATAGAATTGCTTCTACATTAGTTATAGGAAGTTCTAAAAATCTTGTTTTCACTCCATACAACTCTTTAAAATGAATTTCTTTTCCATTCTCTAACCAATACATTTCTTTGGCAGTTAACCCTATTAGGGTAGCTCCTTTTACATCGTATGGCATAGAGAGAATATTCCCCAATAGATCAAAAGTATAAACTCCTTTTATTTCATCAAGAACATATAAATTATTCTGAAACTCTTTCATCCAAATAGGGTTCCAATCGTTTCCGTTTATCAAGCGTTCCAATTCTACATTAATAGATAAACTTTCTGTGCTTGGGTAATACTTCTTCATCCGAAATGCAGGCTGATCATATAACCAAATACCTCCGTCTGTTGCATTTGTTGCCACAGAAGCATACTCAATAAGTTCTGGAGAAAAGATATATTCTGATTGAACTGTTAATTGCAGTCCTAATATTCTTATTGCTTGCCAATCTGGAGAGAATAGTACAGTATTTAGCATTGCCCAAGCATCTATTTGTACTTCTGCTGCAGCCTGAGGCGAGTACCATTTTTCTTTAGTAGTATTTACCCATTGAGCAACATTACCTTGATGGTCTACAACGTAAATTTTTCCATTCCGGTCTATATCTACCGTAGCAATCTCTCCTACTTCCACTTCAAACTCTAGCGTTTGTGCAGGTACTAAAAAAGGTAATACTAAAAATAGATTACTTAAAAGTAAGAAGTTCCAATTTTTCCCCATCAAAAGTAGCGTATGTATCATAAGAAAGCCATTCTCCAGTGTTAATGTACTTTCCTCCATTGTCAAGGTCGAGTTCTAGAGGCAAGTGTCTATGTCCAAAGATATAATAATCTCTGTATTCTTCTGCCTGTTTTTCTTGACAATATTGCCATAACCACTCATTTTCTTTACCATGAAACTCGTGTTCTTTCTCTGCTCCTGCTGCACGGCTATGCTTAGACCAATTTTGGGCAATTCCCATTCCTATTGTAGGATGTAAAAAACCAAATAACCACTGGCAAGCCTTGTTAGCAAAAACCTTCTTTAAAAATTTATACGTGTTATCTCCAGGGCCTAAACCATCACCATGTCCAATATGAAACTTTTTACCATTGAGTTCTATATCTATAGGCTCTCTGATAATAGGTACACCCAATTCCTTTTCAAAGTAATCAAACATCCACATATCATGATTACCCGTAAAAAGAGTAATCTTAATACCTTTATCTACTAATTCTGAGAGCTTCCCTTGAAAACGAAGGAACCCTTTAGGGATAGCAAAACGATACTCAAACCAAAAGTCAAAAATGTCACCCAACAAATAAATATGTTCTGCATCTTCAGCAGCCATATCCAACCAACGACAAATTTTCTTTTCTCTTTTTAAACTTTCTTCATAAGAAGGTGTTCCGAGATGAAAATCTGATGCAAAGTAAATCTTCTTAGACATATAATATTTAACGATTGCTCTTTTTAATTAATCAGGTATCCATACAACCTATGGACTACAAAAATAAGATTTTAAAAATAAAAAAACCGACAATCTGTGATAGAATGTCGGTCTTGTATTTTTTGGCGAAGCCAAGATAAAAAGATTAGTATCTTCTTTCTCTAACTTTCGCAGCCTTACCGTAGCGGCCACGTAAGTAGAATAATCTTGCTCTTCTTACTTTACCTCTTCTCAATACTTCGATCTTGTCGACGCTTGGTGAGTTTAATGGGAATATACGCTCAACGCCAATTCCGTTAGAGATCTTACGTACAGTAAAAGTTTCTCCCAAGCTACCTTTATTACGGCGTTGGATTACAGTACCTTGGAACTTTTGAATACGCTCCTTGCTACCTTCGATAATTTTTACGTATACTTCGATAGTATCTCCTGCGCCGAAAGCGGGATGTTTCTCCATGTTGGATGAAAAATCCTTTTCAACTTTTTTGATTAAATCCATTGTGTGATAAATTTATCGTACAAAATTTTAGATTTGCAAATGTAGACATAATAACTTGATAAAGAAATCTTTTATTTAAAAAATAAGCCTTTTACATCCTGATTTACTATTATTAAAAGTTTTCCCTCTCAAAGCTTATTATTTTACTACCAAATGAAAGGAAATAACACAAACCTATCTTTGGGGTAATCTACAAACTTTTTGATATACCAATTGTAATGATCTCTAGCTCTAGGCATTAAATTAGCTAATGTCCAAATTAAAAAACTCAAACTTGCTACACTTGGAGCAATGCATAAAAAGCCTACCCATTCTATTATCTCTCCAAATAAGTTTGGTGAACATATTTTTTTAAAAAGGAATTTATTTGGAATCACATAATGTGTTTCTCCTGGTTTTCTTAAACCTAAAAGTATATTATCTGCTTTTATATTGATATACATTCCAATACTAAAAAGTAAAATACCGAGATACATCAAATAATCTGATTGAAACACCCAATCGTGACCTAAAAAATAACCATTCAATGTGCCGTTAATTGAATTAAAAAATATAGCCGATCCCATAATAATCACGGGCATCTTTTTCTTTTTATTGGGCATTCGAAATGGAAAAATAAAAGTCCTATTTATATAATGCACAGTCCAAGCTATCATACCAATTAATGCTTGTATAGACACCGTAAACACACCATCATTTGCTATATAAAATCCAATCCACAACCCTAATGGCGATATTATTTCCATCCAAAACCACCCCCAAGAATTTGCTATCATGGGGCCCCAATCAGCTCGTGTATGTCTACCAAAAGGAGCTGTAACTTTCCCAAAAAACAAAACACAAAAAGTAATTAATGCTATAATAATCCATAGCCATCCTATATTCTCAAATGTTTGTTGTTGCGTTACCATAAAGTATAATTAATTATGATTATTGTTTGTGTAAAGGAACAAAACGAAGTTTATTAATTCTAATGAATATCACTATCTTGCACAATTACCACTCCCTTTTACAATTAAATATACAATTGTCGCTTTGGTACCTGAAATAAAAACAAAAGAGCAATTTGAGACGCTTTTTAAAGTTCAATATCCAAAACTCTGTTCATATGCCAATAGCATATTAAATGATATTCAAGCAAGTGAAGATATTATTCAAGATCTTTTATTTAAGCTTTGGGAATCACGTAATTCACTAGAAATTACAACTTCTATAGAAGCATATCTTACTAGATCTGTAAAAAATAAAGCGCTAAATGTATTAAGACATACTGAGGTTAAAGATCAGTACAAAAACTACAACGAAGAATTAATTAATGAGGCTTCTTCTAATGAACTCTTACTATTGGAAGCAAAGGAATTAGATCAAAAAATTCGTAATAGCATAGATACTATGCCTACTAAAAGAAAAGAAATATTTCTTTTAAGTAGGTTTGATGGTTTAAAATATGCTGAAATATCTAAACAATTAAATATCAGTATTAAAACTGTTGAAAATCAGATGTCAAGCGCTCTTAAATATTTAAGAAAAGAGCTGACAGGTTTTCTTACGTTACTGATTATTTTTTTTATTAAAAATTTTTAGTCATTCCATAGGGGTTAATTCATTTCTAAGTGTCCTTTAAATAATGATGGATAAGAATAAACATATAGACGATAATTTACTTTCTCGATTTTTATTGAAAGAAACATCAGAAGAAGAAAATCAAGAAGTAAATAGTTGGTTAGCACAATCAGAGAAAAATCAAGAAGATTTCGATTCCTTTAAAAAGGCGTGGGCGCTTTCTGGTACTGTACATCCAAAACCTGTTAATATTGATGTTGACGCTGCATGGGATAAAATGTCTAGGCGAATTGACGCATCATCTAACGATAAAAAATTAATTCAGTTTCACCCTTTCTATAAATATACAGCAGCAGTTGCCGCACTGATTGTTATTGTTTTTGGTATACGATTTTATACAAATCAACAAAGTAACTCTAATGAGATTGTCCAAAAATATGTTACAGTAGATGTACCAAAAGTAGAAAAATTGATAGATGGATCTAAAGTTACTATAAATAAGAATTCTTCACTTTCTCTACAAAATTTTGATACTTCGAGAGAAATGACACTAAAAGGTGAAGCCTATTTTGAGGTTGCACATAATAAAGACAAGCCATTTATTGTACATACTCAGAAAGGTGACATTACTGTATTAGGAACTAAATTTAATGTAAAAGAAGCTGACG
This region includes:
- a CDS encoding phosphatidylethanolamine N-methyltransferase family domain-containing protein, whose amino-acid sequence is MVTQQQTFENIGWLWIIIALITFCVLFFGKVTAPFGRHTRADWGPMIANSWGWFWMEIISPLGLWIGFYIANDGVFTVSIQALIGMIAWTVHYINRTFIFPFRMPNKKKKMPVIIMGSAIFFNSINGTLNGYFLGHDWVFQSDYLMYLGILLFSIGMYINIKADNILLGLRKPGETHYVIPNKFLFKKICSPNLFGEIIEWVGFLCIAPSVASLSFLIWTLANLMPRARDHYNWYIKKFVDYPKDRFVLFPFIW
- a CDS encoding UDP-2,3-diacylglucosamine diphosphatase is translated as MSKKIYFASDFHLGTPSYEESLKREKKICRWLDMAAEDAEHIYLLGDIFDFWFEYRFAIPKGFLRFQGKLSELVDKGIKITLFTGNHDMWMFDYFEKELGVPIIREPIDIELNGKKFHIGHGDGLGPGDNTYKFLKKVFANKACQWLFGFLHPTIGMGIAQNWSKHSRAAGAEKEHEFHGKENEWLWQYCQEKQAEEYRDYYIFGHRHLPLELDLDNGGKYINTGEWLSYDTYATFDGEKLELLTFK
- the rplS gene encoding 50S ribosomal protein L19, giving the protein MDLIKKVEKDFSSNMEKHPAFGAGDTIEVYVKIIEGSKERIQKFQGTVIQRRNKGSLGETFTVRKISNGIGVERIFPLNSPSVDKIEVLRRGKVRRARLFYLRGRYGKAAKVRERRY
- a CDS encoding FecR family protein, whose protein sequence is MDKNKHIDDNLLSRFLLKETSEEENQEVNSWLAQSEKNQEDFDSFKKAWALSGTVHPKPVNIDVDAAWDKMSRRIDASSNDKKLIQFHPFYKYTAAVAALIVIVFGIRFYTNQQSNSNEIVQKYVTVDVPKVEKLIDGSKVTINKNSSLSLQNFDTSREMTLKGEAYFEVAHNKDKPFIVHTQKGDITVLGTKFNVKEADGKLEVTVTEGLVKLASLTNKDDFVLLKANTKGEITTSSPIKEENTDVNSLFWVNKKLSFKDIELTTLIKTVEDNYGVKITIKNEKLYHKKVTTSFENDSITDILQVLEATLDLKVEKVGEKTYSIE
- a CDS encoding RNA polymerase sigma-70 factor, whose translation is MVPEIKTKEQFETLFKVQYPKLCSYANSILNDIQASEDIIQDLLFKLWESRNSLEITTSIEAYLTRSVKNKALNVLRHTEVKDQYKNYNEELINEASSNELLLLEAKELDQKIRNSIDTMPTKRKEIFLLSRFDGLKYAEISKQLNISIKTVENQMSSALKYLRKELTGFLTLLIIFFIKNF